The bacterium genome includes a region encoding these proteins:
- a CDS encoding HAD family hydrolase: MRALVFDFDGLILDTEEPIYRSWLEVYEAHGEELPFERWVQIVGSTNAVFHPQHHLEERLGRPLPPEIIERRIGRRTEMILAQQLRPGIAQRVDEARALGLKLGVASSSTGGWVSGHLARLAILDRFDCIRTRDDVARAKPEPDLYLAVLECLGVGPAEAIAIEDSPHGVTAAKRAGLLCVAIPNSITARLDLSHADLVLGSLAEVSLDELLEKLEPA; encoded by the coding sequence ATCCGTGCCCTCGTCTTCGACTTCGACGGGCTGATTCTCGACACCGAGGAGCCCATCTACCGCTCGTGGCTCGAGGTCTACGAGGCCCACGGCGAGGAGCTGCCGTTCGAACGGTGGGTGCAGATCGTCGGCTCGACCAACGCCGTCTTCCATCCGCAGCACCACCTCGAAGAACGCCTGGGCCGTCCCCTGCCGCCGGAGATCATCGAGCGGCGCATCGGGCGCCGGACGGAGATGATCCTCGCCCAGCAGCTCCGGCCGGGGATCGCCCAGCGAGTCGATGAGGCTCGCGCCCTCGGGCTGAAGCTCGGGGTGGCTTCGAGCTCGACGGGGGGTTGGGTGAGCGGTCACCTGGCGCGGCTGGCCATCCTGGATCGGTTCGATTGCATTCGCACCAGGGACGACGTCGCCCGCGCCAAGCCCGAGCCGGATCTCTACCTCGCGGTGCTCGAATGCCTGGGCGTCGGACCAGCCGAGGCGATCGCGATCGAGGACTCGCCCCACGGCGTCACCGCCGCCAAGCGTGCCGGCCTGCTCTGCGTCGCCATCCCGAACTCGATCACGGCTCGCCTGGACCTCAGCCACGCCGACCTCGTGCTGGGCTCGCTGGCCGAGGTGAGCCTGGACGAGCTGCTGGAGAAGCTCGAGCCGGCCTGA
- a CDS encoding DUF2254 domain-containing protein has product MPRSRQADQSRARGWLRAALPGLALVAFAVMLVVLFGFLDAIHYHSIKDFFYPDPTAAAGTLGLVGSAEGVTLSIVIVSVVFGIQTTSSRYSPRIIGIFIRNPLNALVLSFALASILYTFLVRSEVKVDYVPLWSVAAAEVFALVNFAILLPYVGYVFEVMRAETLVSSIMRRARRKLRGSVNSPHSRRRRTELMTSIAQVTDIAFGSIQLGDMPVCVLSIEVLGKFLAEDYLTVKKDFPADWFQVGHAELPGSSDQILAEVNRAGTWFAYTVMSSFVDMVGLTPVHRKEAVHAIAVATRSAGLAAIRAGDAETAELCMRFFNTYLRAAINQSAPRFASTIMNEYRRFAIGALEARPDLAVEAAAHLLRYGRHFDEAGMPATFGAAAEDVADLAIEARARDPEVSHRLALLLVRNLLELIPNARPIGLNGLFKGVAKLTFWAMAAEQKDIARILIEGIAAAPPDFVDAALDRMESMRNGLFWEVNERVISFDWVEEPLRVEIPRLRAALRRAKASGHGLAIELEAEPAVPQDLVKPGPRGVPTPTAAPASAEPAG; this is encoded by the coding sequence ATGCCGCGCTCGCGTCAGGCGGACCAGAGCCGCGCCCGCGGCTGGCTCAGGGCCGCTCTGCCCGGCCTTGCGCTCGTCGCCTTCGCCGTCATGCTCGTCGTCCTTTTCGGCTTCCTGGACGCCATCCATTACCACTCGATCAAGGACTTCTTCTACCCGGATCCCACGGCCGCGGCCGGAACGCTCGGACTGGTCGGCAGCGCCGAGGGTGTGACCCTCTCCATCGTCATCGTCTCGGTCGTCTTCGGCATCCAGACCACCTCCTCGCGGTATTCGCCGCGCATCATCGGCATCTTCATCCGCAACCCGCTGAACGCCCTGGTGCTCAGCTTCGCGCTGGCCTCGATCCTCTACACGTTCCTCGTTCGCTCAGAGGTCAAGGTCGACTACGTGCCCCTGTGGAGCGTCGCCGCCGCCGAGGTCTTCGCCCTCGTCAACTTCGCCATCCTGCTGCCCTACGTCGGCTACGTCTTCGAGGTGATGCGCGCCGAGACCCTGGTGAGCAGCATCATGAGGCGCGCCCGTCGCAAGCTGCGAGGTTCGGTCAACAGCCCGCACAGCCGCCGTCGCCGCACCGAGCTGATGACGTCCATCGCCCAGGTGACGGACATCGCCTTCGGCTCGATCCAGCTCGGTGACATGCCGGTCTGCGTGCTGAGCATCGAGGTGCTCGGCAAGTTCCTCGCCGAGGACTACCTCACCGTCAAGAAGGACTTTCCGGCGGACTGGTTCCAGGTGGGCCATGCGGAGCTGCCCGGATCGTCCGACCAGATCCTGGCCGAGGTGAACCGCGCCGGGACCTGGTTCGCCTACACGGTGATGTCCAGCTTCGTCGACATGGTCGGGCTGACACCCGTGCATCGCAAGGAGGCCGTGCACGCCATCGCCGTCGCCACCCGCAGCGCCGGCCTGGCCGCCATTCGGGCCGGCGATGCAGAAACGGCGGAGCTCTGCATGCGCTTCTTCAACACCTACCTGCGCGCGGCGATCAACCAGTCGGCGCCCCGGTTCGCCTCGACGATCATGAACGAGTACCGCAGGTTCGCCATCGGCGCGCTCGAAGCGCGCCCGGACCTGGCCGTCGAAGCCGCGGCCCATCTGCTCCGCTACGGCCGGCACTTCGACGAGGCTGGGATGCCGGCCACGTTCGGAGCCGCGGCCGAGGATGTCGCCGACCTGGCCATCGAGGCCAGGGCGCGCGACCCCGAGGTCTCTCATCGCCTGGCCCTCCTGCTCGTCAGGAATCTCCTGGAGCTGATCCCAAACGCGCGCCCGATCGGCCTCAACGGGCTGTTCAAGGGTGTCGCCAAGCTCACCTTCTGGGCCATGGCCGCCGAGCAAAAGGACATCGCGCGCATCCTGATCGAGGGCATCGCGGCCGCACCGCCCGACTTCGTCGACGCGGCGTTGGACCGCATGGAGTCGATGCGGAACGGGCTCTTCTGGGAGGTCAACGAGCGCGTGATCTCATTCGACTGGGTGGAGGAGCCGCTTCGCGTCGAGATCCCCCGGCTGCGTGCGGCGCTGCGCCGGGCCAAGGCTTCCGGGCACGGCCTGGCGATCGAGCTGGAGGCGGAGCCCGCGGTTCCCCAGGACCTGGTCAAGCCGGGGCCGCGCGGCGTCCCGACGCCCACCGCGGCGCCGGCTAGCGCCGAGCCGGCTGGTTGA
- a CDS encoding globin: protein MLNRSLYELAGGEPAFWLLVERFYARVASDPLLRPMYPEEDLAGATERLALFLIQFWGGPRTYEERRGHPRLRLRHQPFIIGRAERDAWLGHMVAAVESMDLAPALRKALVDYFEKASTAMINQPARR from the coding sequence ATGCTGAACCGCAGCCTCTATGAGCTCGCGGGCGGCGAGCCGGCCTTCTGGCTGCTCGTGGAGCGGTTCTACGCCCGCGTCGCGAGCGATCCGCTGCTGCGGCCGATGTACCCCGAGGAGGACCTCGCGGGGGCGACCGAGCGTCTGGCTCTTTTCCTGATTCAGTTCTGGGGAGGGCCGCGCACCTACGAGGAGCGTCGCGGCCATCCGCGTCTGCGGCTGCGGCACCAGCCCTTCATCATCGGCCGTGCGGAGCGTGATGCTTGGCTCGGTCACATGGTGGCGGCGGTCGAGTCAATGGACCTGGCGCCCGCGTTGCGCAAGGCGTTGGTCGACTACTTCGAGAAGGCTTCGACGGCGATGATCAACCAGCCGGCTCGGCGCTAG